A region of Kineococcus rhizosphaerae DNA encodes the following proteins:
- a CDS encoding sensor histidine kinase gives MPTPRERWSPGATGATSLWVRTVPGWHVAFALFVVIAGVVLLLSHAPHRGWAAVAVAVVALAYVLLGAPGARSRGRGTRVYLAVVVVALGVAYACEPSLNFLLFIAFPQGWFLTDTRREGTAWTVATAVSGLVGMSLGYGDAARTTDIAVSMLVSVAFTCALGFWISRVIAQSAERAELISQLESTRAELAAAHHEAGVATERARLAADIHDTLAQDFTGIVLMAQTAAAAAGEDALRRRLAVIEDAARAGLAEARTLVAAMSPVGLEDAGTLAEALHRLAERVSRESGVSVDVVVRGQDPLALPKAQQVVLLRAAQEALGNVRKHAGARSAHVVLAAADGRATLEVHDDGVGISAEAVSGATGFGLAGTRRRVEEAGGVFEVVGEPGGGTRLRIDVPSEPVRA, from the coding sequence GTGCCCACCCCCCGTGAACGCTGGTCGCCCGGTGCCACCGGGGCGACGTCGCTGTGGGTGCGCACCGTCCCCGGCTGGCACGTGGCGTTCGCCCTGTTCGTGGTCATCGCCGGGGTGGTCCTGCTCCTGTCGCACGCCCCGCACCGGGGGTGGGCGGCCGTGGCCGTCGCGGTCGTGGCGCTCGCCTACGTCCTGCTGGGTGCCCCCGGCGCCCGCAGCCGGGGGCGGGGCACCCGCGTCTACCTGGCGGTCGTCGTGGTGGCCCTGGGGGTGGCCTACGCCTGCGAGCCGAGCCTGAACTTCCTGCTCTTCATCGCCTTCCCGCAGGGCTGGTTCCTCACCGACACCCGCCGGGAGGGGACGGCGTGGACGGTCGCCACCGCCGTCTCGGGCCTGGTGGGCATGTCGCTCGGCTACGGCGACGCGGCCCGCACGACGGACATCGCCGTCTCGATGCTCGTGTCGGTGGCGTTCACGTGCGCGCTCGGCTTCTGGATCTCGCGGGTCATCGCCCAGAGCGCCGAACGGGCCGAGCTGATCTCCCAGCTGGAGAGCACCCGCGCCGAACTGGCTGCGGCGCACCACGAGGCCGGCGTCGCCACCGAGCGCGCCCGGCTGGCCGCGGACATCCACGACACCCTCGCGCAGGACTTCACCGGCATCGTCCTCATGGCGCAGACGGCGGCCGCGGCGGCGGGCGAGGACGCGCTCCGCCGGCGGTTGGCCGTCATCGAGGACGCCGCCCGCGCCGGTCTGGCCGAGGCCCGCACGCTGGTCGCGGCGATGAGCCCGGTGGGTCTGGAGGACGCCGGGACGCTGGCCGAGGCGCTGCACCGGCTGGCCGAGCGCGTCTCGCGCGAGAGCGGGGTGTCCGTCGACGTCGTCGTGCGCGGCCAGGACCCGCTGGCCCTGCCGAAGGCGCAGCAGGTCGTCCTGCTGCGCGCCGCCCAGGAGGCGCTGGGCAACGTCCGCAAGCACGCCGGGGCCCGCAGCGCGCACGTCGTGCTGGCCGCCGCCGACGGCAGGGCCACCCTGGAGGTCCACGACGACGGCGTGGGCATCAGCGCCGAGGCCGTGAGCGGTGCGACGGGGTTCGGGCTGGCGGGGACGCGACGGCGGGTCGAGGAGGCCGGCGGGGTGTTCGAGGTCGTCGGGGAACCCGGCGGCGGCACGCGCCTGCGGATCGACGTGCCGTCCGAGCCGGTGCGCGCGTGA
- a CDS encoding response regulator has protein sequence MRTRVLVVDDHPVVRGGLEGLLRAAGDLEVVGTAGDGHEAVELVGRLHPDVVLMDLRMPGMDGATATGRIRREHPSVHVLVLTTYETDADIVRAVEAGATGYLLKDTPLAQLAESVRAAARGETVLAPLVAARLTARLRSPGHEGLTRRELEVLAAVSRGSTNAEIGRELFIGEATVKTHLLRAFAKLGVDDRTHAVTVAIQRGLLPPPA, from the coding sequence GTGAGGACCCGGGTCCTGGTCGTCGACGACCACCCCGTCGTGCGCGGCGGGCTCGAGGGACTGCTCCGCGCCGCGGGGGACCTCGAGGTCGTCGGGACGGCCGGTGACGGGCACGAGGCGGTCGAGCTGGTGGGACGGCTGCACCCGGACGTCGTCCTGATGGACCTGCGCATGCCCGGGATGGACGGGGCGACGGCCACGGGCAGGATCCGTCGCGAGCACCCGTCGGTGCACGTCCTGGTGCTGACGACGTACGAGACGGACGCCGACATCGTGCGGGCCGTGGAGGCCGGTGCGACGGGGTACCTGCTCAAGGACACCCCGCTGGCGCAGCTGGCCGAGTCGGTGCGGGCCGCCGCCCGCGGCGAGACGGTCCTGGCCCCGCTCGTGGCGGCCCGGCTGACGGCCCGGTTGCGCTCACCCGGGCACGAGGGCCTCACCCGGCGTGAGCTGGAAGTGCTGGCGGCGGTCTCGCGCGGGTCGACGAACGCGGAGATCGGCCGGGAGCTGTTCATCGGGGAGGCCACGGTCAAGACGCACCTGCTGCGGGCCTTCGCCAAGCTCGGCGTCGACGACCGCACGCACGCGGTGACCGTGGCGATCCAGCGGGGACTGCTGCCCCCGCCCGCGTGA
- a CDS encoding adenosine deaminase, translating to MTRAVETLPKAHLHLHFTGSMRPSTLVDLAERHGTRLPASLSSPSMITLSPDERGWFRFQRLYDAARACVRTADDMRRIVLEAAADDAAEGSRWLELQVDPTSYAVHVGGITPALEIVLQAARDATALTGTHVAVVVAASRTRHPLDARTLARLAARHADQGVVGFGLSNDERRGDTAEFAGAFDIARDAGLACVPHSGELLGPDHVATTLDALHPDRLGHGVRSGEDPALLQRLVERGTALEVCPTSNVSLGVYPDLARVPLRQLVSAGATVALGADDPLLFGPRLAAQYVSAREDHGFDDAGLAALAKASISASRAPAEVKRALHAEVDDWLAAPAAETGTGRVTV from the coding sequence GTGACGCGCGCGGTCGAGACGTTGCCGAAGGCCCACCTGCACCTGCACTTCACGGGCTCGATGCGGCCCAGCACGCTCGTCGACCTCGCCGAGCGCCACGGCACCCGCCTGCCGGCGTCGCTCAGCTCGCCGTCGATGATCACCCTCTCCCCCGACGAACGCGGCTGGTTCCGCTTCCAGCGCCTGTACGACGCCGCGCGCGCCTGCGTCCGGACGGCCGACGACATGCGGCGCATCGTCCTGGAGGCCGCCGCCGACGACGCCGCCGAGGGGTCGCGGTGGCTGGAGCTGCAGGTCGACCCGACGTCCTACGCCGTGCACGTGGGCGGCATCACGCCGGCGCTGGAGATCGTGCTGCAGGCCGCGCGCGACGCGACGGCCCTGACGGGGACCCACGTCGCGGTCGTGGTCGCCGCCAGTCGCACCCGGCACCCCCTGGACGCACGCACGCTGGCCCGGCTGGCGGCCCGGCACGCCGACCAGGGGGTCGTGGGCTTCGGCCTGTCCAACGACGAGCGGCGCGGGGACACCGCCGAGTTCGCCGGCGCCTTCGACATCGCCCGGGACGCGGGCTTGGCCTGCGTGCCGCACTCGGGGGAACTGCTCGGGCCGGACCACGTCGCGACGACGCTCGACGCGCTGCACCCCGACCGGCTCGGGCACGGGGTCCGCAGCGGGGAGGACCCCGCGCTGCTGCAGCGGCTCGTCGAGCGCGGCACCGCCCTGGAGGTCTGCCCCACGAGCAACGTCTCCCTCGGCGTCTACCCCGACCTGGCGCGGGTCCCGTTGCGGCAGCTGGTGTCCGCGGGGGCGACAGTGGCCCTCGGCGCCGACGACCCCCTGCTGTTCGGGCCGCGGCTGGCGGCGCAGTACGTCAGCGCCCGCGAGGACCACGGGTTCGACGACGCGGGCCTGGCGGCGCTGGCGAAGGCGTCGATCAGCGCCTCCCGGGCCCCGGCGGAGGTGAAGCGGGCGCTGCACGCCGAGGTGGACGACTGGCTGGCGGCTCCTGCGGCGGAAACGGGGACGGGACGGGTCACTGTGTGA
- a CDS encoding GntR family transcriptional regulator — protein MTELRVVVDTGSPVPAYEQLREQVTTLVTTGALTDGDRLPAARALAADLGLAVGTVQRAYRELELAGTVVSRRRTGTVVTARVSVEEDVRWAAEGFAERALSSGLSTDQALDVVRAALDHVARSRETPRRAPAR, from the coding sequence GTGACCGAGCTGCGCGTCGTCGTCGACACCGGCTCCCCCGTCCCCGCCTACGAGCAGCTGCGCGAGCAGGTCACCACCCTGGTCACCACCGGGGCGCTGACCGACGGCGACCGGCTGCCCGCGGCCCGCGCCCTGGCCGCCGACCTCGGGCTGGCCGTCGGGACGGTCCAGCGCGCCTACCGCGAGCTGGAGCTCGCCGGGACCGTGGTGTCCCGGCGCCGCACGGGGACGGTCGTGACCGCCCGGGTCTCGGTCGAGGAGGACGTGCGGTGGGCGGCGGAGGGGTTCGCCGAACGGGCCCTGAGCTCGGGGCTGTCCACCGACCAGGCCCTCGACGTCGTCCGCGCCGCCCTGGACCACGTGGCCCGTTCTAGAGAGACGCCCCGACGAGCACCGGCTCGTTGA
- a CDS encoding UDP-N-acetylmuramate dehydrogenase: MTSLADLTTLRVGGPARRLVEATTDAELVEAVSAADAAGEPLLLVAGGSNLLVADEGFPGTVVHVATSGLSVASEDACGGGVVTVAAGHRFDDFVATAVQRGWGGVEALSGIPGSVGATPVQNVGAYGQEVAQTVETVRTWDRVERRQRTFAAAELEFGYRSSVLKTSRTALAGEHPESRYVVLDVTFQFPLRTPPVRYPELARRLGVEVGDVAPAAAVREAVLELRAGKGMVWDPADRSDHDTWSAGSFFTNPVLTSAQAQELPADAPRFPAGDGLVKTSAAWLIDRAGFGKGYGAPGPATLSTKHTLALTNRGGAHAADLLDLARTVVAGVEREFGIRLVNEPVLVGASL; this comes from the coding sequence GTGACGTCCCTGGCTGACCTGACCACCCTGCGCGTCGGTGGCCCCGCCCGCCGCCTCGTCGAGGCCACGACCGACGCCGAGCTGGTGGAGGCCGTCTCGGCGGCCGACGCCGCCGGCGAACCGCTGCTGCTCGTCGCGGGCGGGTCGAACCTGCTCGTCGCCGACGAGGGCTTCCCCGGCACGGTCGTCCACGTCGCCACGTCCGGCCTGAGCGTGGCCTCCGAGGACGCCTGCGGCGGTGGCGTCGTGACGGTCGCCGCCGGTCACCGGTTCGACGACTTCGTCGCCACGGCGGTGCAGCGGGGCTGGGGCGGCGTCGAGGCCCTGTCCGGGATCCCCGGCAGCGTCGGCGCGACGCCGGTGCAGAACGTCGGGGCGTACGGGCAGGAGGTCGCTCAGACCGTCGAGACCGTCCGCACCTGGGACCGCGTCGAGCGGCGGCAGCGGACGTTCGCCGCCGCCGAGCTGGAGTTCGGGTACCGCTCGTCGGTGCTGAAGACGTCCCGCACGGCCCTCGCCGGTGAGCACCCCGAGAGCCGCTACGTCGTGCTGGACGTGACGTTCCAGTTCCCGCTGCGCACCCCGCCGGTCCGCTACCCCGAGCTCGCGCGCCGCCTCGGCGTCGAGGTCGGCGACGTCGCCCCCGCCGCCGCGGTCCGCGAGGCCGTGCTGGAGCTGCGCGCGGGCAAGGGCATGGTCTGGGACCCGGCCGACCGCAGCGACCACGACACCTGGAGCGCCGGGTCGTTCTTCACCAACCCGGTGCTCACGTCCGCCCAGGCGCAGGAGCTGCCCGCCGACGCCCCCCGGTTCCCGGCGGGTGACGGGCTGGTCAAGACGTCGGCGGCGTGGCTCATCGACCGCGCGGGCTTCGGCAAGGGCTACGGCGCCCCGGGTCCGGCGACGCTGTCGACCAAGCACACCCTCGCGCTGACCAACCGCGGCGGCGCGCACGCCGCCGACCTGCTCGACCTCGCCCGGACCGTCGTGGCCGGGGTCGAGCGCGAGTTCGGGATCCGCCTGGTCAACGAGCCGGTGCTCGTCGGGGCGTCTCTCTAG
- a CDS encoding MFS transporter — MSGPSLAALRARTAVYAAFVLNGAVTSAWISRIPSVRDTLGLSNGGMSVLLLAMAVGSVVTMPLAGAVVLRIGPARTVVAGACTVALGLLLVSTSVDGFGLVAPAAVGLFLTGAGTASWDVAMNVEGSAVERRLDRSIMSRFHAAWSLGSVLSAGLAVLLLRLDVPTWAHLGAIALLGVAGAAVATRSFLPAAAPATDEDRPAGSITLGQAWREPRTLVIGVLVLCMAFVEGTANDWLALGIVDGHDASHSTGVAGFTVFVVAMTLGRVGGPVVLDRLGRVVALRLSAAVAAVGVVVFVLSPGVAVAVAGALLWGLGTALGFPTGMSAAGDEEVNAAVRVSVVSSVGYTAFLAGPPVLGLLADHVGVVHAVTAAAVAAVVALFVAAATAPHHAGAALGRGKLSS; from the coding sequence GTGAGCGGTCCCTCGCTGGCGGCGCTGCGAGCGAGGACGGCCGTCTACGCGGCCTTCGTGCTCAACGGGGCGGTCACCTCCGCCTGGATCTCCCGCATCCCCTCCGTCCGCGACACCCTGGGCCTGTCGAACGGCGGCATGAGCGTCCTGCTGCTGGCGATGGCCGTCGGATCGGTCGTCACCATGCCCCTGGCCGGTGCCGTCGTGCTGCGCATCGGCCCCGCCCGCACGGTGGTCGCCGGCGCGTGCACCGTGGCCCTGGGGCTGCTGCTCGTCTCCACGTCCGTCGACGGCTTCGGGCTCGTGGCCCCGGCCGCGGTCGGCCTGTTCCTCACCGGGGCCGGCACGGCGAGCTGGGACGTCGCGATGAACGTCGAGGGCTCCGCCGTCGAACGGCGCCTGGACCGCTCGATCATGTCCCGCTTCCACGCGGCCTGGAGCCTGGGCAGCGTCCTGTCCGCGGGGCTGGCGGTGCTGCTCCTGCGCCTCGACGTGCCCACGTGGGCCCACCTGGGGGCGATCGCGCTGCTGGGCGTGGCCGGGGCCGCCGTCGCCACCCGCTCCTTCCTGCCCGCAGCCGCTCCCGCCACCGACGAGGACCGCCCCGCCGGGTCCATCACCCTGGGCCAGGCCTGGCGCGAACCGCGCACGCTCGTCATCGGCGTCCTGGTGCTGTGCATGGCCTTCGTCGAGGGCACCGCGAACGACTGGCTGGCCCTGGGGATCGTCGACGGGCACGATGCCTCGCACTCCACGGGGGTCGCGGGGTTCACCGTGTTCGTGGTGGCGATGACCCTGGGGCGCGTCGGCGGGCCGGTGGTGCTGGACCGGCTCGGCCGCGTCGTCGCGCTGCGCCTCAGCGCGGCCGTCGCCGCGGTGGGGGTCGTCGTCTTCGTCCTGTCGCCCGGCGTCGCGGTCGCGGTGGCCGGTGCCCTGCTGTGGGGCCTGGGCACGGCGCTGGGCTTCCCGACGGGCATGAGCGCCGCGGGCGACGAGGAGGTCAACGCCGCCGTGCGCGTCAGCGTCGTCTCCTCCGTCGGGTACACCGCCTTCCTGGCCGGCCCCCCGGTGCTGGGGCTGCTGGCCGACCACGTGGGGGTCGTGCACGCCGTCACCGCGGCGGCCGTGGCCGCCGTCGTCGCGCTGTTCGTCGCCGCCGCGACCGCGCCCCACCACGCGGGTGCGGCCCTGGGGCGGGGCAAGCTGTCCTCGTGA
- a CDS encoding MaoC/PaaZ C-terminal domain-containing protein, protein MTVEVGTELPVARYELSRADLATYAEASGDRNPIHLDEATARAVGLPDVIAHGMLTMGLAGTVVADWAGDPSRVLSYGTKFTAPVVVSADEPAVVEVAGTVVAVDAEAGTAEVDLVVTSAGAKVLTRARAVVRLR, encoded by the coding sequence GTGACCGTCGAGGTCGGCACCGAACTGCCCGTCGCGCGCTACGAGCTCTCCCGGGCCGACCTCGCCACCTACGCCGAGGCCTCGGGGGACCGCAACCCGATCCACCTCGACGAGGCGACCGCCCGGGCCGTCGGCCTGCCCGACGTCATCGCCCACGGCATGCTGACCATGGGCCTGGCCGGGACCGTCGTCGCCGACTGGGCGGGGGACCCGAGCCGCGTCCTGTCCTACGGCACGAAGTTCACCGCCCCCGTCGTGGTGAGCGCCGACGAGCCGGCCGTCGTCGAGGTCGCGGGCACGGTCGTCGCGGTCGACGCCGAGGCGGGCACCGCCGAGGTCGACCTGGTCGTCACCAGCGCCGGCGCGAAGGTCCTGACCCGGGCCCGAGCGGTCGTCAGGCTCCGGTGA
- a CDS encoding FAS1-like dehydratase domain-containing protein, which translates to MTTVSVDESFAGRVYPPNGTTTVTADAVRAFARAVRAAHPSHHDTAAANELGFADVVAPPTFAVTLAQAAEAQFISDPAAGIDFSRVVHGEEQFTHHRPIVAGDELAAEVHVDRVRVVRGNAMVTTRTELTLADGTPVTTVTSMLVVRAPEEP; encoded by the coding sequence GTGACGACCGTCAGCGTCGACGAGTCCTTCGCGGGGCGCGTGTACCCCCCGAACGGCACGACCACGGTGACCGCCGACGCGGTCCGGGCCTTCGCCCGGGCCGTGCGGGCGGCCCACCCCAGCCACCACGACACCGCCGCGGCCAACGAGCTCGGCTTCGCCGACGTCGTGGCGCCGCCCACGTTCGCGGTGACGCTCGCCCAGGCCGCCGAGGCCCAGTTCATCTCCGACCCGGCCGCCGGCATCGACTTCTCCCGCGTCGTCCACGGCGAGGAGCAGTTCACCCACCACCGCCCGATCGTCGCCGGGGACGAGCTCGCCGCCGAGGTCCACGTGGACCGCGTCCGCGTCGTGCGCGGCAACGCCATGGTGACCACCCGCACCGAGCTCACCCTCGCCGACGGCACCCCCGTGACGACCGTCACGTCGATGCTCGTCGTGCGCGCCCCGGAGGAACCGTGA
- the rpmG gene encoding 50S ribosomal protein L33: MAKSTDVRPKITMACTECKERNYITKKNRRNDPDRLDLAKFCPRCGKKTTHRETR; this comes from the coding sequence GTGGCCAAGAGCACCGACGTCCGCCCGAAGATCACCATGGCTTGCACCGAGTGCAAGGAGCGGAACTACATCACCAAGAAGAACCGTCGGAACGACCCCGACCGTCTCGACCTGGCGAAGTTCTGCCCGCGCTGCGGCAAGAAGACCACGCACCGCGAGACCCGCTGA
- a CDS encoding YajQ family cyclic di-GMP-binding protein, whose product MPSDSSFDVVSKVDRQEVDNALNQAAKEIAQRYDFKGVGADVRWSGEQILMVANSEDRVNAVLDVLQTKLIKRGVSLKVLDLSDPVQSGKEVRITADLKEGLAQDVAKKIGKIIRDEGPKGVKTQITGDEMRVTSKSRDELQEVIALLKGADLDVALQFVNYR is encoded by the coding sequence GTGCCCAGCGACTCGTCGTTCGACGTCGTCAGCAAGGTCGACCGCCAGGAGGTCGACAACGCCCTCAACCAGGCCGCCAAGGAGATCGCCCAGCGCTACGACTTCAAGGGCGTGGGCGCCGACGTCCGCTGGAGCGGCGAGCAGATCCTCATGGTCGCCAACTCCGAGGACCGCGTGAACGCCGTCCTCGACGTCCTGCAGACCAAGCTGATCAAGCGCGGCGTCTCCCTCAAGGTCCTCGACCTGTCCGACCCGGTGCAGTCGGGCAAGGAGGTCAGGATCACCGCCGACCTCAAGGAGGGCCTGGCCCAGGACGTCGCGAAGAAGATCGGCAAGATCATCCGCGACGAGGGCCCCAAGGGCGTCAAGACGCAGATCACCGGCGACGAGATGCGCGTGACGTCCAAGAGCCGCGACGAGCTGCAGGAGGTCATCGCCCTGCTCAAGGGCGCCGACCTCGACGTGGCGCTGCAGTTCGTGAACTACCGCTGA
- a CDS encoding alpha/beta hydrolase family protein, which translates to MRRRDLLGLTLAGGLLAGCGDGDGEATPSATDTPTGAASGSPSGPPDPATDDSFVPEGLSRDQLTVFRYGEHYRQVSDLWVPVGEHAGFLVVAVHGGGWDDTNDRRDLNVLVADLVGRGYPTLNVDYRGFGENGGWPGTFTDTGQAVDLAADAAAKASVPADRIAFVGHSAGGHLAMWAAARHTLAADQPAANPRVTPALAASLAGVLHPSVDYGENDLVEALFGGLPDQQPDRFAYGDPSLRVPYGMPLFAGAGLADEVVPVSQTQFFADAVTRAGDTIDVQLLDGATHDDAKAPDGPVVPLFRDWLEQHFA; encoded by the coding sequence ATGCGGCGACGGGACCTGCTCGGGCTCACCCTGGCCGGCGGGCTGCTGGCCGGGTGCGGGGACGGGGACGGGGAGGCCACCCCCTCCGCCACGGACACCCCGACCGGAGCCGCGAGCGGGTCCCCGTCCGGGCCACCGGACCCCGCCACGGACGACTCGTTCGTCCCCGAGGGCCTGTCCCGCGACCAGCTGACGGTCTTCCGCTACGGCGAGCACTACCGGCAGGTCTCGGACCTGTGGGTGCCGGTGGGCGAGCACGCGGGCTTCCTCGTCGTCGCCGTGCACGGCGGCGGCTGGGACGACACCAACGACCGCCGGGACCTGAACGTCCTCGTGGCCGACCTCGTGGGCCGCGGCTACCCGACGCTGAACGTCGACTACCGGGGCTTCGGGGAGAACGGCGGGTGGCCGGGGACGTTCACCGACACCGGTCAGGCCGTCGACCTCGCCGCCGACGCCGCGGCGAAGGCCTCCGTGCCCGCCGACCGGATCGCCTTCGTCGGGCACTCCGCCGGCGGTCACCTCGCGATGTGGGCCGCGGCCCGGCACACCCTGGCCGCCGACCAGCCCGCCGCGAACCCCCGGGTCACCCCGGCGCTGGCGGCCTCGCTGGCGGGGGTCCTGCACCCGTCGGTCGACTACGGCGAGAACGACCTCGTGGAGGCGCTGTTCGGCGGCCTGCCCGACCAGCAGCCCGACCGGTTCGCCTACGGCGACCCGTCGCTGCGCGTGCCGTACGGCATGCCGCTGTTCGCCGGGGCCGGGCTGGCCGACGAGGTCGTCCCGGTCTCCCAGACGCAGTTCTTCGCCGACGCGGTGACGCGGGCCGGGGACACGATCGACGTGCAGCTCCTCGACGGGGCGACGCACGACGACGCGAAGGCCCCGGACGGGCCGGTCGTGCCGCTGTTCCGCGACTGGCTGGAACAGCACTTCGCCTGA
- the htpX gene encoding zinc metalloprotease HtpX, with protein MHRHHNGLKTAVLFGAIWAVLLLIGALLASSFRAPVILLVFVVLGVGTSAYGYWNSAALALRSMRARPVSEAEQPGMYRIVRELSTTARQPMPRLYVSPTMAPNAFATGRNPENAAVCCTEGILQMLDERELRGVLGHELMHVYNRDILTSSVAGALAGVITSIAQFGALFGSMLGGGRDEDRPNPLAVLLLSLMAPLAATVIQLAISRTREYDADEDGAKLTGDPLALASALRKLELGTRELPLPPERELVNSSHMMIANPFRGQGVAKLFSTHPPMAERIARLEALAGYRR; from the coding sequence ATGCACCGGCACCACAACGGCCTGAAGACCGCCGTCCTGTTCGGCGCGATCTGGGCCGTCCTGCTCCTCATCGGCGCCCTGCTGGCCTCGTCCTTCCGAGCGCCCGTGATTCTGCTCGTCTTCGTCGTCCTCGGTGTCGGCACCTCGGCCTACGGGTACTGGAACTCCGCGGCCCTCGCCCTGCGCTCGATGCGCGCGCGGCCCGTCTCCGAGGCCGAGCAGCCCGGCATGTACCGGATCGTGCGGGAGCTGTCGACGACGGCCCGCCAGCCCATGCCCCGGCTCTACGTCTCCCCGACCATGGCGCCCAACGCCTTCGCGACGGGCCGCAACCCCGAGAACGCCGCCGTGTGCTGCACCGAGGGCATCCTGCAGATGCTCGACGAGCGGGAGCTGCGCGGCGTCCTCGGCCACGAGCTCATGCACGTCTACAACCGCGACATCCTCACGAGCTCGGTCGCGGGGGCGCTCGCCGGGGTCATCACCTCGATCGCGCAGTTCGGGGCGCTCTTCGGCTCGATGCTCGGCGGCGGCCGCGACGAGGACCGGCCGAACCCGCTGGCGGTGCTGCTGCTCTCCCTGATGGCGCCGCTGGCCGCGACCGTCATCCAGCTCGCCATCTCGCGCACCCGCGAGTACGACGCCGACGAGGACGGCGCGAAGCTGACGGGGGACCCGCTCGCGCTGGCCTCGGCGCTGCGCAAGCTGGAGCTGGGCACCCGTGAGCTGCCGCTGCCGCCCGAGCGAGAGCTCGTGAACTCCAGCCACATGATGATCGCGAACCCGTTCCGCGGGCAGGGGGTGGCGAAGCTGTTCTCCACCCACCCGCCCATGGCCGAGCGCATCGCGCGCCTGGAGGCGCTGGCGGGCTACCGGCGCTGA
- a CDS encoding LysE family translocator gives MPLTLEQVLALAATSAVIILVPGPSVLFVVGRALAHGRAAALASVLGNSLGSLGAALVIAVGLGPVLQRWDVALEVVKLAGAAYLVLLGVQALRGAGHTPGTAPGPAGGPERSAGRAVRAGVLVGVSNPKVFVLFAAVLPQFVDPAAGPVPVQMALLSLVPVLIGLVCDSGWGLLAARVRSAFLGRPARLRTVTRVGGASMIALGVVTAVTGRHR, from the coding sequence GTGCCGCTGACGCTCGAGCAGGTCCTCGCGCTGGCCGCCACCAGCGCCGTGATCATCCTCGTGCCCGGTCCCAGCGTGCTGTTCGTCGTCGGGCGCGCCCTGGCCCACGGCCGCGCGGCGGCGCTGGCCAGCGTGCTCGGCAACTCCCTCGGCAGCCTCGGCGCCGCCCTCGTGATCGCCGTCGGGCTCGGGCCGGTGCTGCAGCGCTGGGACGTCGCGCTCGAGGTCGTCAAGCTGGCCGGGGCCGCCTACCTCGTCCTGCTCGGGGTGCAGGCCCTGCGCGGGGCCGGCCACACCCCCGGGACGGCCCCCGGACCCGCCGGTGGGCCGGAGCGGTCGGCGGGCCGGGCGGTCCGCGCCGGGGTCCTCGTCGGCGTCAGCAACCCCAAGGTCTTCGTGCTCTTCGCGGCGGTCCTGCCCCAGTTCGTCGACCCCGCGGCGGGTCCGGTCCCCGTGCAGATGGCCCTGCTCAGCCTCGTCCCCGTCCTCATCGGCCTCGTCTGCGACAGCGGCTGGGGACTGCTGGCCGCCCGGGTCCGCTCGGCCTTCCTCGGCCGGCCCGCCCGGCTGCGGACCGTCACCCGCGTCGGCGGCGCCTCGATGATCGCGCTGGGTGTCGTGACGGCCGTCACGGGCCGGCACCGCTGA